One window of Planctomycetia bacterium genomic DNA carries:
- a CDS encoding sensor histidine kinase → MSNTTHRGITGSPCSIWLILLVLAALSECSVMLILPLILPSNTSRLAESIVDTLLLSALISPLLWWLVVRPLREAVRFRDCYMAQLMTRIEEERSHIAQELHDSVGQSLTLLVSGLKSLQIPSPEVDVVQRSADLQKLGQQSLKDIRQIMLGLRPTILDDLGLAPALHRLAEDAMKQCPLKIQVDCGLAQGERLAQQLEIALFRIVQESITNVIKHSHAQEMTIRLQLHGTSIFLDIADNGCGMDAKQMSKLWQPNGQLGLIGMQERINLLNGEFKLRSIPGKGTQVSVRIPLEKNQHG, encoded by the coding sequence ATGTCAAATACGACTCATCGGGGTATAACCGGTTCGCCATGTTCAATCTGGCTTATCCTGCTAGTGCTGGCAGCATTGTCTGAGTGTTCCGTAATGCTGATCCTGCCGCTGATACTGCCTAGTAATACGTCACGGCTTGCGGAGTCGATAGTCGATACCCTGCTTCTGTCCGCCCTGATTTCCCCGTTATTGTGGTGGCTGGTTGTTCGTCCCTTGCGGGAAGCAGTTCGCTTTCGTGATTGCTACATGGCCCAGCTGATGACTCGTATCGAGGAAGAACGCAGCCACATCGCTCAGGAACTGCACGATAGCGTAGGCCAATCTTTGACTCTACTGGTCTCAGGCCTGAAGTCGCTGCAGATACCTTCCCCAGAAGTCGATGTCGTTCAACGCAGCGCAGACTTGCAGAAGCTTGGCCAGCAATCGCTCAAGGACATCAGGCAAATCATGCTCGGTCTGCGCCCCACGATTCTTGATGACCTCGGATTGGCTCCAGCCTTGCACCGACTGGCGGAGGACGCGATGAAGCAATGCCCTCTGAAAATCCAAGTTGACTGCGGGCTTGCTCAAGGAGAACGTTTGGCACAACAACTGGAAATTGCACTGTTCCGAATTGTGCAGGAATCAATCACCAATGTCATCAAGCATTCCCATGCCCAGGAAATGACGATCCGACTGCAATTGCACGGCACTAGCATCTTTCTGGATATCGCAGATAATGGTTGCGGGATGGATGCCAAACAGATGTCAAAGCTATGGCAACCCAACGGTCAACTGGGATTGATTGGCATGCAGGAACGCATCAATTTATTGAATGGCGAGTTCAAACTGCGTTCGATCCCTGGCAAAGGAACCCAGGTTAGCGTACGCATTCCGCTGGAAAAGAATCAACATGGATAA
- a CDS encoding choice-of-anchor L domain-containing protein, producing MTRFNWVNSLRNSYQSTRANHGRRGKPIQMRSRIGIEILEDRTVPAGINPNELIDISLTPDQLAATLTGPGVTISNVSFTGNAASAGSFSFNDPTVVGFSQGIVLSSGSVVDVVGPNLFDDITTFFDLPGDPDLDALSGFTTFDASVLEFDFIPSGNQVVFSYAFASDEYPEWVNSPFNDVFAFYVNGTNYATVRQVAGDPTSPFVPVAVNNINNGNPRDPDFIPTRPDLFRANYFDPNGGPSLIDLEMDGITRVLTFQAPVNPGVVNHMKLAIADASDGVLDSAVFIRADSFVSNENPVADLSLTPESGPAALFVTAYIEGEDPNGLPLTWTINWGDGTVTTGPLDQPPDENEKTATTNHTYTMGGSYTVTLTVTNGTLFGTSTEDVEVYATGNQAPVVTNHPEDVVTVDHSLFSFSASATGTPIPTVQWQISTDAGATFTYIPGATDTTYSATASLADNGNLYRAVFTNSEGSVTTNAAALTVAPSAPIVNLVDDSGFSSTDKLTNLGTLNVTGIAPGAIVEFSTNDGTSWNTSFTAVEGSNTLLVRQTVAGQVSEATHFSFMLDTTLPTLNPTFSQTSPFLVNATGITVSGNATDQSGIFWSTNGVVNTSSPGLKYVTCTATDNAGNTAAVEVPYVVGYGIINLLPLNGDTFR from the coding sequence ATGACTCGTTTCAACTGGGTAAATTCACTCAGGAACTCGTACCAATCCACCAGAGCTAACCATGGTCGTCGTGGCAAGCCGATTCAGATGCGAAGTCGGATCGGTATTGAAATTCTCGAAGATCGGACTGTGCCAGCGGGAATTAATCCTAATGAACTCATCGATATATCTTTGACACCTGATCAACTAGCGGCAACACTCACCGGCCCGGGAGTGACTATCAGTAATGTCAGCTTTACTGGCAACGCTGCATCGGCGGGAAGCTTCAGTTTTAATGACCCCACTGTGGTCGGCTTCAGCCAGGGAATTGTCCTGTCTAGTGGCAGTGTTGTTGATGTTGTTGGGCCAAACCTGTTTGACGATATCACTACATTTTTCGATCTTCCTGGTGACCCTGACCTCGATGCACTTTCGGGTTTCACCACCTTCGATGCCTCGGTACTTGAATTTGATTTTATTCCGAGTGGCAATCAGGTCGTGTTCAGTTATGCCTTCGCTTCGGATGAGTATCCCGAGTGGGTCAACTCTCCCTTTAACGATGTATTCGCGTTCTATGTCAATGGCACTAACTACGCCACCGTCCGGCAAGTGGCAGGCGATCCCACCTCGCCATTTGTACCGGTGGCTGTGAATAACATCAATAATGGCAATCCGAGAGATCCTGATTTCATTCCCACGCGGCCCGATCTCTTCCGTGCCAATTACTTTGATCCTAACGGCGGTCCGTCACTGATAGACCTCGAAATGGACGGGATCACTCGAGTCCTCACCTTCCAGGCACCGGTTAATCCCGGAGTTGTCAATCACATGAAGCTTGCCATTGCTGATGCATCCGATGGCGTTCTCGATTCTGCAGTATTCATCCGTGCCGATTCATTCGTCAGCAACGAAAATCCCGTTGCTGATCTCAGCCTGACCCCTGAGTCCGGCCCGGCAGCACTCTTTGTTACTGCCTACATCGAAGGTGAAGATCCGAACGGGTTGCCACTTACATGGACTATCAACTGGGGTGATGGCACGGTTACCACCGGGCCGCTGGATCAGCCACCGGACGAGAACGAGAAGACCGCGACAACCAATCACACTTATACCATGGGTGGCTCCTATACGGTAACGCTCACTGTGACGAACGGCACGCTATTTGGCACCAGTACCGAAGACGTTGAAGTGTATGCCACCGGCAATCAGGCACCAGTAGTCACTAACCATCCCGAGGATGTGGTGACGGTCGATCATTCGTTGTTCAGTTTCAGTGCATCGGCAACGGGAACGCCGATCCCGACTGTGCAATGGCAGATTTCGACCGACGCAGGGGCGACTTTTACCTATATCCCTGGAGCGACGGACACTACTTACAGTGCAACAGCATCCCTGGCGGACAATGGCAACTTGTACCGTGCCGTGTTCACTAACAGTGAAGGATCAGTAACCACGAACGCAGCAGCGTTGACCGTTGCACCTTCTGCCCCCATCGTAAACCTTGTAGATGACAGCGGGTTTTCCTCGACAGACAAGCTGACCAACCTGGGTACGCTCAACGTGACTGGCATAGCGCCTGGGGCAATTGTGGAATTCTCAACCAACGATGGCACCAGTTGGAATACCAGTTTTACAGCGGTAGAAGGGTCGAACACACTTCTTGTGCGACAAACGGTGGCTGGTCAGGTCAGCGAAGCCACCCATTTCAGCTTTATGCTGGATACCACACTGCCTACCCTCAACCCGACGTTTTCCCAAACGTCGCCTTTTCTGGTGAATGCTACCGGCATTACCGTCTCCGGCAATGCGACAGACCAATCTGGGATTTTCTGGTCCACGAACGGAGTTGTGAATACATCAAGCCCCGGACTCAAATACGTTACCTGTACAGCCACTGACAATGCCGGCAATACTGCCGCGGTGGAAGTGCCGTACGTCGTGGGTTACGGCATCATCAATCTTCTGCCATTGAATGGTGATACCTTCCGTTGA
- a CDS encoding FtsX-like permease family protein, with protein sequence MTRIFFPLRNLWYFFTPNLLIVVGVAIGTAVLTGALLLGDSLKGSLTQLTLDRLGNIQAALESDRFFPARLADKMQSQCVPIIILRGTALRRSADGSQLLSRAGHVQVVGVDSRFWHFFNAQRAGLDNGLIINQALADALQLGSSDTVELRMEKQGSIPSESVLGQRSDDPALVLETSKVAAIIPNTGAGRFTLQPMQGEPLIAYVKLESLQRRLADAQQLPAGSVNAMLVPRTGVVPSTDTNSRDELQKKLQSVHTLEDLGFSLQLNQDRTSAVFTSRRLLLEPLAEKIIQHAMSNEFQVTPTLTYLANRTFRLDQTRLSQTFVPYSTVVGVPSINGIELKEDSVVINDFIAEDLGKDVSTVRMEYFVESEGHQLVEKQYDFNVVGTVPMTGQAADRTWTPEFPGMKGTLAEWTPPFPKEQWHPKWVRKRDEDYYKQYRATPKLFIHPATAKKLFSSRFGDDTSVRIQKKSSQPFTDSDFQQLQTSLTQSLTPADFGMVWQDIRQQGLLAATQGGTTNMFGGLFAGFSLFLIVAAALLVALLFRLRLERRASEVGMLLSTGWPVKLIRRAILTEGLLLAFLGAILGIPLALGYAWLMINGLRQGWGGLLASDSLSLHFTPMTLATGAIISIVIALCSMYFSLRSLVKLPAPMLLAGRTELPSTATSSSRPWLRWLTHIAMLLALILIIFGTTLPLSQQPGCFFGAGFLFLLAAILFLRRQLRHQSGQELNAGSSIWKLGQINVRRSPSRSLLTVTLLASGCFLVVAVGAFRKGQVDTTQKSSGTGGYTLFAECDVPLRSVPHTNQDWQMLLGDRFDELKNHVTQLTGLNWYGLRLRSGEDVSCLNLYQPTKPRILGTTTAFNQRGGFTVTLGKPPQDDSVKQNPWMFLETSSSLNLFIDDHTAQWVLQKQLNDLIEIEDENNQNRAANFAGMINGSIFQSELLMNESSFKKLFPSETGYRYFLIDAPPDKFSQVRNALEMLLGESHGMTVNTTASKLAAYHAVENTYIGTFQALGGLGLLLGTAGLALVILRNVQERQSELALLQAVGFTRKQISTTIFSEVAWVVLQGMAIGCLAAMFVVLPLLNSGTGMQLLFWLGLVLLLVPLVGLLASLAGIRLALSKPLIPALRGE encoded by the coding sequence ATGACCCGTATCTTCTTCCCACTTCGCAATCTCTGGTATTTCTTCACGCCCAATCTGCTGATCGTTGTGGGCGTAGCCATTGGCACTGCCGTGCTGACCGGCGCATTGCTTCTGGGCGACTCGTTAAAAGGCAGCCTGACACAACTGACTCTGGACCGTCTGGGGAATATCCAGGCTGCTCTCGAATCAGATCGATTCTTCCCCGCACGGTTGGCTGACAAGATGCAAAGTCAGTGTGTGCCCATCATCATTCTGCGTGGAACTGCGCTTCGCCGTTCCGCTGATGGAAGTCAATTGCTGTCTAGAGCTGGTCATGTACAGGTGGTGGGAGTCGATTCACGATTCTGGCACTTCTTCAATGCGCAACGAGCAGGGTTGGATAATGGTCTCATCATCAACCAGGCATTGGCAGATGCCCTGCAGTTAGGTTCAAGCGACACGGTGGAACTGCGTATGGAAAAACAAGGTAGTATTCCGAGCGAATCCGTTCTTGGGCAACGAAGTGATGATCCTGCCTTGGTACTGGAAACCAGCAAGGTTGCCGCCATCATTCCGAATACCGGAGCAGGCAGATTCACCTTGCAACCGATGCAGGGTGAGCCATTGATCGCTTACGTCAAGCTGGAATCGCTGCAACGAAGATTAGCCGACGCACAGCAACTCCCTGCAGGTTCAGTGAATGCCATGCTGGTTCCAAGAACGGGAGTAGTGCCATCTACCGATACCAACAGCAGAGACGAACTGCAGAAGAAACTGCAGAGCGTACACACTCTGGAAGACTTAGGATTCTCCCTGCAACTCAATCAGGATCGCACCTCTGCAGTATTCACTAGCCGAAGACTTCTACTTGAACCGCTAGCAGAAAAAATCATTCAGCATGCTATGTCCAATGAATTTCAGGTTACACCAACGCTTACCTACCTGGCCAATCGCACGTTTCGCCTGGACCAAACTAGACTATCGCAAACCTTCGTCCCTTATTCAACTGTTGTGGGCGTACCTTCCATCAACGGAATAGAACTCAAGGAAGACTCCGTAGTAATCAATGACTTTATTGCGGAGGATCTGGGTAAGGATGTCAGTACTGTACGAATGGAATACTTTGTCGAATCGGAAGGCCACCAGCTTGTTGAAAAACAATACGATTTCAACGTCGTCGGAACTGTTCCGATGACCGGGCAGGCTGCAGATCGTACCTGGACTCCCGAATTTCCAGGCATGAAAGGCACGCTGGCTGAATGGACTCCCCCTTTTCCCAAGGAACAATGGCATCCCAAGTGGGTTCGAAAGCGAGATGAGGATTACTACAAGCAATACCGTGCTACTCCCAAGCTCTTTATCCATCCAGCTACTGCAAAAAAACTGTTCAGCAGCAGGTTTGGCGATGACACGTCTGTTCGTATTCAAAAGAAATCGAGCCAACCTTTTACTGATTCAGATTTTCAGCAATTGCAAACTTCATTGACTCAAAGTTTAACTCCTGCTGACTTCGGCATGGTCTGGCAAGATATTCGACAGCAGGGGCTGCTCGCAGCGACCCAGGGTGGCACCACCAACATGTTTGGCGGTTTGTTTGCAGGCTTCAGTTTATTTCTCATCGTGGCAGCAGCCTTGCTGGTGGCATTACTCTTTCGCTTGCGTCTGGAACGCAGGGCCAGTGAAGTGGGCATGTTACTCTCCACCGGTTGGCCAGTGAAATTGATTCGCAGAGCAATCCTGACAGAAGGCCTGTTACTGGCCTTCCTCGGTGCGATCCTTGGCATACCCCTGGCACTCGGTTATGCATGGCTGATGATCAATGGTTTACGGCAAGGCTGGGGAGGCTTATTGGCGAGCGATTCGTTGTCACTTCACTTTACACCGATGACATTAGCCACTGGCGCCATCATCAGCATCGTGATCGCACTGTGCAGCATGTATTTCTCACTTCGCAGCCTGGTGAAGTTGCCTGCACCGATGTTACTGGCTGGCCGCACTGAACTCCCGTCAACAGCAACATCGAGTTCCAGACCATGGCTGCGCTGGCTGACTCACATCGCAATGTTGCTGGCATTGATTTTGATTATCTTTGGTACAACTTTGCCGCTATCACAGCAACCAGGCTGTTTCTTCGGTGCAGGTTTTCTGTTTCTGCTGGCTGCTATCCTGTTTCTTCGCAGGCAACTGCGTCATCAATCGGGGCAAGAGCTGAATGCTGGCTCCTCGATCTGGAAACTGGGCCAGATCAATGTCAGGCGTTCACCGAGCCGAAGTTTGCTGACGGTGACGTTGCTGGCTTCCGGATGCTTTCTGGTTGTTGCAGTTGGCGCTTTCCGTAAAGGACAGGTTGATACGACTCAAAAATCTTCCGGAACCGGCGGATATACTCTGTTTGCGGAGTGCGATGTGCCTCTCCGTAGCGTTCCGCACACCAATCAGGATTGGCAAATGCTTCTGGGTGATCGATTTGACGAACTGAAAAACCATGTCACTCAATTGACTGGTTTGAACTGGTACGGCTTGCGACTGCGCAGCGGTGAGGATGTCAGTTGCTTAAATTTGTATCAACCCACGAAACCTAGAATTCTGGGAACAACAACTGCGTTCAATCAACGTGGCGGGTTTACGGTCACGCTTGGAAAACCTCCCCAAGATGATTCCGTGAAACAGAACCCCTGGATGTTTCTCGAAACCTCATCCAGTCTCAATCTGTTTATCGACGATCACACAGCTCAATGGGTATTACAGAAACAACTCAACGACCTGATCGAGATCGAAGATGAGAATAACCAGAATCGGGCTGCCAACTTTGCGGGAATGATCAATGGCTCCATATTTCAAAGCGAACTGCTCATGAATGAGTCGAGTTTCAAAAAGCTATTCCCCAGTGAGACAGGCTATCGTTACTTCCTGATAGATGCACCACCTGATAAATTCAGCCAAGTTAGAAATGCGTTGGAAATGCTTCTTGGTGAAAGTCATGGCATGACAGTTAACACCACAGCAAGCAAACTGGCGGCATACCATGCGGTCGAGAATACCTATATCGGTACGTTCCAAGCCTTGGGAGGCTTGGGCCTGCTGTTGGGTACCGCTGGCCTGGCTCTGGTTATTCTTCGCAATGTGCAGGAACGGCAATCGGAACTTGCCCTGCTGCAGGCAGTGGGGTTCACACGCAAACAGATTTCCACAACCATCTTCAGCGAAGTGGCATGGGTCGTCCTTCAGGGTATGGCCATCGGCTGCCTGGCGGCAATGTTTGTAGTGTTGCCACTTTTGAACAGCGGCACCGGTATGCAATTGCTTTTCTGGCTCGGCCTGGTGCTACTGTTAGTTCCCCTGGTTGGTTTGCTTGCGAGCCTGGCTGGTATTCGACTGGCTCTAAGCAAGCCACTCATCCCAGCACTGCGAGGAGAGTAG
- a CDS encoding ABC transporter ATP-binding protein: MPILEAQNVYHEYATRSGSLAILQGITLSLNQGDALAVLGPSGSGKSTLLHLLGTLTKPTRGTIVLQGKNPSTLSETDLAHFRNTTIGFIFQDHHLLPQCSALENVLIPTLALPALQRVGTEARARQLLEKVGLGQRLDHKPAELSGGEKQRTAVCRALIQKPAIVLADEPTGSLDRHAAESVGELLLNLCKEDNAVLVCVTHSAELAQRFPTRMELLDGQLKPMQ; encoded by the coding sequence ATGCCCATTCTCGAAGCTCAGAATGTGTACCATGAGTATGCAACACGCAGTGGCTCACTGGCCATTCTGCAAGGCATTACTCTATCGTTGAATCAAGGTGATGCACTGGCCGTCCTGGGGCCTAGTGGTTCAGGCAAAAGTACCCTGCTCCATTTGCTTGGTACACTTACCAAGCCCACGCGAGGCACTATCGTGTTGCAGGGCAAGAACCCCTCAACACTTTCAGAAACAGACCTGGCTCACTTCCGCAACACCACAATTGGTTTTATCTTTCAGGATCATCACCTGTTGCCCCAGTGCTCAGCTTTGGAAAACGTGTTGATTCCAACCCTTGCTTTACCTGCCTTGCAACGTGTTGGTACCGAAGCACGTGCCAGGCAATTACTGGAAAAAGTGGGGCTGGGACAACGACTAGATCACAAACCGGCAGAGCTTTCAGGAGGCGAGAAACAGCGCACTGCTGTCTGCCGGGCTTTGATTCAGAAACCTGCCATTGTTCTGGCAGATGAACCCACAGGCAGCCTTGATCGCCATGCTGCAGAGAGTGTTGGCGAACTGTTGTTGAACCTCTGCAAAGAAGATAATGCGGTTCTGGTTTGCGTTACGCATAGCGCAGAACTGGCACAGCGATTCCCCACTCGAATGGAATTGCTGGATGGCCAGTTGAAGCCGATGCAGTAA
- a CDS encoding acyl-CoA thioesterase — MATVFRTRRQIEFCDTDMAGIVHFARFFYFMESAETEFLHSLGLSVSMPWEGKRIGLPRVSARCDYVMPITFEDFIDIEIEIEKLGNKSITYVFHFSKEGKPVAKGVTVACCVGSNEKRQMTGIPIPDAFRAKLLAVMHDQ, encoded by the coding sequence ATGGCAACTGTTTTTCGCACCAGGCGTCAAATCGAATTCTGTGACACGGATATGGCGGGCATTGTCCATTTTGCCCGGTTCTTTTACTTCATGGAATCGGCAGAGACAGAGTTTCTTCATTCACTCGGCTTGTCCGTATCCATGCCTTGGGAAGGCAAACGTATAGGCTTGCCTCGTGTCAGTGCAAGATGCGACTATGTAATGCCCATCACCTTTGAAGACTTCATCGATATCGAAATTGAAATCGAAAAGCTCGGCAACAAGTCGATCACCTATGTGTTTCATTTTTCAAAAGAGGGCAAACCGGTAGCCAAGGGAGTTACCGTTGCCTGCTGTGTTGGTTCCAATGAAAAACGGCAGATGACCGGAATCCCCATACCCGATGCATTCCGAGCCAAACTGCTTGCGGTCATGCACGATCAATGA
- a CDS encoding DUF1553 domain-containing protein, which translates to MKANVITLACIAAGLMSLTATAWDDPPVSKAGKVTENKAEFAKDKDAKPFQSGLNDASTIAFINQQIEKTWKENKIQPSALANDYEWIRRAFIDTIGRIPSALPANVSAKEDPVAAKGELQYFLDLPAGRRRTEVLKYLLNHQDYARNWANIWTIWLITRTTQPGIDRANLHSWLERQFGENRRFDEIVLDLLTATATDKDGCSSKVDKNAAPANFLLSHFGEMVSPENRARDGQFEMIPATSRVTRVFLGIQTQCTQCHDHPFIDERKQGQFWGVNVFLRQMERQPPVIQLQNARMASLQHYKLRDNPSANPEAGVFYEQRNGLLKYSSAVWLDKNKPNLSSGAPRRQELARVLIQDEYFAKSFVNRMWARYMGRGFTNPVDDFGEHNPVSHPELLDRLAQDFITSGYDVHRLITWIMSSKPYQLTSVTNATNMKSEAEPYFARMQLKTMSPEELVESIFTATNYIQMKHARNPQARRDTEAEWLRDFTVNFGDDEGNEASFNGTVVQALLLMNGQKMNDAVNISQTVKYALESNRPLDVLYLATLNRLPTNKEKETFQAALNPTGAYAAIYLKDKDRTKLYRDVLWALFNSNEFMLNH; encoded by the coding sequence ATGAAAGCAAATGTAATCACACTGGCTTGCATCGCAGCTGGCTTGATGAGCCTGACCGCAACAGCATGGGATGATCCGCCCGTTTCCAAGGCAGGCAAAGTAACAGAAAACAAAGCGGAGTTTGCCAAGGATAAGGATGCCAAGCCTTTTCAAAGTGGACTGAACGACGCAAGCACCATCGCCTTCATTAATCAACAGATTGAAAAAACATGGAAAGAGAACAAGATCCAACCTTCGGCTCTGGCCAACGATTACGAATGGATACGTCGAGCATTCATTGATACCATTGGTCGCATTCCATCGGCACTTCCTGCCAATGTCAGTGCCAAGGAAGATCCGGTAGCTGCCAAAGGGGAACTGCAGTATTTTCTCGATCTCCCTGCTGGTCGAAGACGAACTGAAGTTCTCAAATATCTGCTCAATCATCAGGACTACGCCCGCAACTGGGCCAATATCTGGACCATCTGGCTGATCACGCGAACCACACAACCGGGAATTGATCGAGCCAACCTTCACTCCTGGCTGGAACGACAGTTTGGTGAGAATCGCCGATTCGACGAAATTGTGCTCGATCTGTTGACTGCGACTGCCACCGACAAAGATGGCTGCTCCAGCAAAGTGGATAAGAATGCTGCGCCCGCCAATTTCCTTCTGAGCCATTTTGGTGAAATGGTATCGCCAGAAAATCGGGCCCGCGATGGCCAGTTTGAAATGATACCTGCGACCAGTCGTGTTACGCGGGTCTTTCTGGGGATTCAAACCCAATGCACCCAGTGTCACGATCATCCCTTCATTGATGAGCGCAAACAGGGACAGTTCTGGGGAGTCAATGTTTTCCTGAGACAGATGGAAAGACAACCGCCGGTTATCCAGTTGCAGAATGCACGTATGGCTTCACTGCAACATTACAAACTGCGTGACAATCCCTCTGCCAATCCGGAAGCTGGTGTTTTCTATGAGCAGCGGAATGGACTACTCAAATATTCCTCTGCTGTCTGGCTTGATAAAAACAAACCGAATCTGTCGAGCGGTGCACCGCGCAGGCAGGAACTAGCGCGGGTTCTTATTCAGGATGAGTACTTCGCTAAGTCCTTCGTCAATCGCATGTGGGCGCGGTACATGGGCCGAGGGTTTACTAACCCGGTAGATGACTTCGGCGAACACAATCCCGTGTCACACCCTGAATTGCTCGATCGTCTGGCACAGGATTTCATTACCAGTGGCTACGATGTACATCGCTTGATTACCTGGATCATGTCGAGCAAACCATATCAGCTTACCAGTGTGACCAACGCAACGAATATGAAATCGGAAGCGGAACCATACTTCGCCCGCATGCAGTTAAAGACCATGTCACCAGAAGAACTGGTGGAATCCATCTTTACCGCCACCAACTATATTCAGATGAAACACGCTCGTAATCCCCAGGCCAGACGGGATACCGAGGCGGAGTGGCTACGGGATTTTACTGTGAATTTTGGTGACGATGAAGGCAACGAAGCATCATTTAACGGCACCGTTGTTCAGGCATTGTTACTGATGAATGGCCAGAAAATGAACGATGCTGTCAACATCAGTCAGACAGTGAAATATGCACTGGAATCCAATCGTCCGCTGGATGTCCTCTATCTGGCAACACTGAACCGCTTGCCGACGAACAAAGAGAAAGAAACATTCCAGGCTGCACTGAATCCGACTGGAGCATATGCCGCCATTTATCTGAAAGATAAGGATCGGACCAAGCTGTATCGAGACGTACTGTGGGCCTTATTTAACAGCAACGAATTCATGCTCAATCATTAA
- a CDS encoding serine/threonine protein kinase, which translates to MTAPALSHRELIKLIRESGIITSTQLDQSLKACHSTDINLILNQLLKDGLITEYQGKELYAGRNKGFFIGKYKVLRPLATGGMGVVLHCEHIHMHHQVALKLLPKDLNDNHAAVTRFYREARAVAAVKHPNVVQAYDVGQEGDWHCLVMEYVEGINLHKLITTYGAFSEVRAAHYVAQAALGLQSIMQSGLVHRDLKPGNLLLTHDNCIKVLDLGLARFLDQRSDDLTRQMDSDQVLGTADFISPEQALHSHQVDIRADIYSLGMSFYFMLAGKFPFNKEKTVAGKLMAHQRRMPKPLLQRRPDVTPELDAIILKMIQKKPDDRYTTPQEVVEVLKPWTNIPLPLPEPEWFAPASTTFPALPFTPRLSATESTREIPALEPATVKTRKSTPVHDPFAELNDAVTYSLSKASRETTTSPIATPQQIRLGLMFAAFALPILTLLLVIIWFVFLR; encoded by the coding sequence ATGACTGCTCCTGCACTCTCACATCGTGAACTGATCAAGCTCATCCGTGAGAGTGGTATTATCACGTCAACTCAGCTTGACCAGAGTTTGAAAGCCTGTCACAGCACTGATATCAACCTGATTCTGAACCAGTTGCTCAAAGATGGACTGATTACCGAATATCAAGGCAAAGAACTGTATGCTGGCAGGAACAAGGGATTTTTCATCGGTAAATACAAAGTGCTGCGCCCGCTTGCTACCGGTGGCATGGGGGTAGTTCTGCATTGTGAACATATTCACATGCATCATCAGGTAGCTTTGAAACTGTTGCCTAAGGATTTAAATGACAACCACGCTGCGGTAACGCGTTTTTATCGTGAAGCACGCGCGGTAGCTGCAGTCAAGCATCCGAACGTAGTACAGGCATACGATGTGGGACAGGAAGGCGATTGGCATTGCCTGGTCATGGAATATGTAGAAGGCATCAATCTCCACAAATTGATTACAACCTATGGTGCGTTTTCCGAAGTACGGGCAGCCCACTATGTAGCCCAGGCAGCTTTAGGATTGCAAAGTATCATGCAATCAGGCCTGGTGCATCGTGACCTGAAGCCAGGTAATCTGCTTCTGACACACGATAACTGCATTAAAGTGCTCGATCTGGGACTGGCTCGATTTCTCGATCAACGTTCCGATGACCTGACCCGGCAAATGGACAGCGATCAGGTGCTGGGTACTGCGGACTTCATTTCTCCGGAACAGGCATTGCACTCACATCAAGTCGATATTCGCGCAGATATCTACTCGCTGGGCATGTCTTTCTACTTCATGTTGGCTGGCAAGTTCCCTTTTAATAAGGAGAAGACCGTTGCAGGTAAACTAATGGCTCACCAGCGACGCATGCCCAAGCCGTTGCTGCAACGTCGTCCTGATGTGACGCCGGAGTTGGATGCCATCATCCTGAAGATGATTCAGAAAAAGCCTGACGATCGCTATACGACGCCGCAGGAGGTAGTGGAAGTCCTCAAGCCCTGGACGAATATTCCATTACCACTGCCTGAACCAGAATGGTTCGCTCCGGCCTCCACCACGTTTCCTGCGTTGCCATTTACTCCCAGGCTCAGTGCAACAGAGTCAACTCGGGAAATACCGGCACTCGAACCTGCAACAGTCAAAACTCGCAAGAGTACTCCAGTACATGATCCGTTCGCTGAATTGAACGATGCAGTTACCTACTCATTGTCGAAAGCCAGCAGGGAAACAACCACTTCCCCCATTGCAACGCCTCAGCAGATACGCCTGGGTCTCATGTTTGCTGCGTTTGCCTTGCCCATTCTGACACTTCTGTTGGTGATTATCTGGTTCGTATTCTTGCGATAA